TAGTTACAGAGGATTGATTATTTATTTGTTGGACCATATCTTTATCTTCTATTATATAACGCTTTAACTGTTCTAAACTTTCTTCAAAATCTTGGTAAGATATTTTTTCCACTGCTAACATAGGATCCTCCCAATATAAAATAGTACATATGTACACAAAAGCAAATGTCCTTCAACATTTGCTTTTGCGTTTTTATTTTTATTGACCAGCATTTTTTCTTCTGGAAAATAACGTTACTCCTGCCCCAATAGCTACTGCGGCTAGACCAACAAGACCAATTGTCCAAACGGAAGTTGCGGTATCCGGGAGTGTTTCATCACTCTGGCTACTTTCTGTACTTGTTACTTGCCCTTCGTCTGAACCAGTACCTGTATTTTCACCAGGTATGATAGCACCATTATCTTCATCTGTTGCATCATCTGGCACAGTTACCTGATTTTCATCATTCGCATTTCCTGCTTCGTCTATTGCTTCAATCGTCAGGATATCTCCTGGTTCAACAGAGTCTCCATCAATTGTAATGAGATACTCATCAGTGAATGGATTAGATACAGTTTCTTGAATATCGACTAGTTCACCAGTTCTATTGTTGATTAGATTAACCGCATCAAGGCTTTCATTTGATGCAAAGGAAACGATATAGCCGTATGAACTATCCCCGGAAATATTTACATCACTTAAATTAGGGGCTTCCGTATCAGCGTCACTATCCGCATCGGAATCACTATCTGCGTCAGAGTCACTATCTGCGTCAGAATCGCTGTCCGCATCGGAATCACTGTCTGCGTCAGAATCGCTATCCGCATCGGAATCACTATCTGCGTCAGAATCGCTGTCTGCATCGGAATCACTATCTGCATCAGAGTCACTATCTGCGTCAGAATCGCTGTCCGCATCGGAATCACTGTCTGCGTCAGAATCGCTATCCGCATCGGAATCACTATCTGCATCAGAGTCATCTTCTTCATCAGAGTCACTATCTGCGTCAGAATCGCTGTCTGCATCGGAATCACTATCTGCGTCAGAATCGCTGTCTGCATCGGAATCACTATCTGCATCAGAGTCACTATCTGCGTCAGAATCGCTGTCCGCATCGGAATCACTGTCTGCATCAGAGTCACTATCTGCGTCAGAGTCACTATCTGCGTCAGAGTCGCTGTCCGCATCGGAATCACTGTCTGCGTCAGAGTCACTATCTGCGTCAGAATCGCTGTCCGCATCGGAATCACTGTCTGCGTCAGAGTCGCTGTCCGCATCGGAATCACTATCTGCGTCAGAGTCGCTGTCCGCATCGGAATCACTGTCTGCGTCAGAGTCGCTGTCCGCATCGGAATCACTATCTGCGTCAGAATCGCTGTCCGCATCGGAATCACTGTCTGCGTCAGAGTCGCTGTCCGCATCGGAATCACTATCTGCATCAGAATCGCTGTCCGCATCAGAGTCACTATCTGCGTCAGAGTCGCTGTCCGCATCGGAATCACTGTCTGCGTCAGAGTCATCTTCTTCATCAAAGACGATCGTATCTTCACCTTCTGAGTCATTCAACAAGTCTACATCAATAGCAGTAGTCGCAACACCGGCGCCATTTACGGGAACTTCACCGGATACACCAGCAGGATTTTCCACACCTACATCTAAGTTCACTGTCATAGAACCAATTGCTTGTACACTTGCAAGATCACTGGATAAATCAATTGTTCCATCAGTAATTTGATCGATAAGTCCATTGGCTTCATCTGCTGCATCTGTAACTGCTCCTAGGGCTCCATTAATAGAATTATTCAAACCATCGATTATCAGACCAACGCCTGGAACATCTTCAGCTCCAGATAAAATTTCAATTTCTAAACCATTAGCAGCATCAACAACGTTTTGAAGCGTTTCAACAATTACATCTTGTACAGCTGTTTCAAGATGCTGGCCAACGCCATCTGTAAATTCGACAACGATCGTACCATCTGGATTAATTGTATAGTCAACTTGATCATTGTATTGTAGTAAATCCGCTAAAGCATCATCCAAATTATTTAGCGCATCTACTGCACTACTTAATTCATCTACCCCATTAATAGTAAGTAAATCTTCCGGAATAATACTAGTTTGCAAGTCATCGACAACATCCAACACATCTGATACAGCACCTGTTAATGTTCCTGATAATGTATCTACAGCTCCGCCGACTGCAGGAAGATCATCCATTGTGATTGCTGTAAGATCAACACTTACATCAGCTGAACCTTGTTGATACATTTGACCAGCTAGTTCCGGAATGCTAAATGCAACAACTCTGTCCGGATTAAGCGCTTCCGCATTAGCGACACCTGTACCATCTAAATTAAGATTTAGATTAT
The nucleotide sequence above comes from Oceanobacillus timonensis. Encoded proteins:
- a CDS encoding adhesive domain-containing protein; translation: MSKKNFDYKRKMQAKNVSRSKKMRKVFASSAAASLLVFNTLPAAASASTPGEALTNPKIASTAASSNVAPLASLAEVRLLENVDVTADLSEPTSGEDYNLNLNLDGTGVANAEALNPDRVVAFSIPELAGQMYQQGSADVSVDLTAITMDDLPAVGGAVDTLSGTLTGAVSDVLDVVDDLQTSIIPEDLLTINGVDELSSAVDALNNLDDALADLLQYNDQVDYTINPDGTIVVEFTDGVGQHLETAVQDVIVETLQNVVDAANGLEIEILSGAEDVPGVGLIIDGLNNSINGALGAVTDAADEANGLIDQITDGTIDLSSDLASVQAIGSMTVNLDVGVENPAGVSGEVPVNGAGVATTAIDVDLLNDSEGEDTIVFDEEDDSDADSDSDADSDSDADSDSDADSDSDADSDSDADSDSDADSDSDADSDSDADSDSDADSDSDADSDSDADSDSDADSDSDADSDSDADSDSDADSDSDADSDSDADSDSDADSDSDADSDSDADSDSDADSDSDADSDSDADSDSDADSDSDADSDSDADSDSDADSDSDADSDSDEEDDSDADSDSDADSDSDADSDSDADSDSDADSDSDADSDSDADSDSDADSDSDADSDSDADSDSDADSDSDADSDSDADSDSDADSDADTEAPNLSDVNISGDSSYGYIVSFASNESLDAVNLINNRTGELVDIQETVSNPFTDEYLITIDGDSVEPGDILTIEAIDEAGNANDENQVTVPDDATDEDNGAIIPGENTGTGSDEGQVTSTESSQSDETLPDTATSVWTIGLVGLAAVAIGAGVTLFSRRKNAGQ